From a single Saimiri boliviensis isolate mSaiBol1 chromosome 7, mSaiBol1.pri, whole genome shotgun sequence genomic region:
- the AGAP2 gene encoding arf-GAP with GTPase, ANK repeat and PH domain-containing protein 2 isoform X1, whose protein sequence is MSRGAGALQRRTTTYLISLTLVKLESVPPPPPSPSAAAIGAAGARGSETGDPGSPRGTDEPGKKRHERLFHRQDALWISTSSAGTGGAEPPTLSPAPASPARPVSPAPGRRLSLWAAPPGPPLSGGLSPDPKPGGAPTSSRRPLLSSPSWGGPEPEGRAGGGIPGSSSPHPGTGSRRLKVAPPPPAPKPCKTVTTSGAKAGGGKGAGSRLSWPESEGKPRVKGSKSSAGTGASVSAAATAVAAGGGGATAATSGGVGAGAGARGKLSPRKGKSKTLDNSDLHPGPPAGSPPPLALPPTPTPTAAVTAASAQPSGPAPPITLEPPAPGLKRGREGGRASTRDRKMLKFISGIFTKSTGGPPGSGPLPGPPSLSSGSGSRELLGAELRASPKAVVNSQEWTLSRSIPELRLGVLGDARSGKSSLIHRFLTGSYQVLEKTESEQYKKEMLVDGQTHLVLIREEAGAPDAKFSGWADAVIFVFSLEDENSFQAVSRLHGQLSSLRGEGRGGLALALVGTQDRISASSPRMVGDARARALCADMKRCSYYETCATYGLNVDRVFQEVAQKVVTLRKQQQLLAACKSLPSSPSHSAASTPVAGQASNGGHTSDYSSSLPSSPNVGHRELRAEAAAVAGLSTPGSLHRAAKRRTSLFANRRGSDSEKRSLDSRGETTGSGRAIPIKQSFLLKRSGNSLNKEWKKKYVTLSSNGFLLYHPSINDYIHSTHGKEMDLLRTTVKVPGKRPPRAISAFGPSASINGLVKDMSTVQMGEGPEATTPTPSPSPSPSSLQPPPDQTSKHLLKPDRNLARALSTDCTPSGDLSPLSREPPPSPMVKKQRRKKLTTPSKTEGSAGQAEEENFEFLIVSSTGQTWHFEAASFEERDAWVQAIESQILASLQCCESSKVKLRTDSQSEAVAIQAIRNAKGNSICADCGAPNPTWASLNLGALICIECSGIHRNLGTHLSRVRSLDLDDWPRELTLVLTAIGNDMANCVWESDTRGRAKPTRDSSREERESWIRAKYEQLLFLAPLSTTEEPLGRQLWAAVQAQDVATVLLLLAHARHGPLDTSVEDPQLRSPLHLAAELAHVVITQLLLWDGADVAARDAQGRTALFYARQAGSQLCADILLQHGCPGEGGSAATTPSAATTPSIIATPSPRRRSSAASVGRADAPVALV, encoded by the exons ATGAGCCGGGGCGCGGGCGCGCTTCAGCGCCGGACAACGACCTACCTCATCTCGCTGACCCTGGTCAAGCTCGAGTCGGTGCCTCCGCCGCCACCTTCTCCGTCTGCGGCCGCGATCGGCGCTGCCGGTGCCAGAGGCTCCGAGACTGGGGATCCTGGTAGCCCCCGAGGCACGGACGAGCCGGGCAAGAAGCGGCACGAACGTCTCTTCCACCGGCAGGATGCGCTGTGGATCAGCACGAGCAGCGCGGGCACCGGGGGCGCGGAGCCCCCAACCCTGTCCCCGGCTCCGGCCAGTCCGGCCCGCCCAGTCTCCCCCGCTCCAGGCCGCCGCCTCTCCCTCTGGGCCGCCCCTCCCGGACCCCCGCTCTCCGGGGGGCTGAGCCCGGACCCCAAGCCTGGGGGCGCCCCCACCTCCTCCCGGCGCCCCCTACTCAGCAGCCCGAGCTGGGGCGGCCCGGAGCCCGAAGGCCGGGCGGGCGGCGGCATCCCTGGCTCATCCTCTCCGCACCCTGGCACCGGCAGCCGGAGGCTCAAGGTGGCGCCTCCTCCGCCGGCTCCCAAGCCTTGCAAGACCGTGACCACGAGTGGAGCCAAAGCCGGCGGAGGCAAGGGCGCGGGTAGCCGCCTGTCATGGCCCGAAAGCGAGGGCAAGCCCAGGGTCAAGGGGTCAAAGAGCAGCGCCGGGACTGGAGCTTCTGTCTCTGCCGCCGCCACCGCGGTCGCCGCCGGGGGAGGGGGCGCTACAGCTGCGACCTCTGGTGGGGTCGGGGCTGGGGCCGGAGCCCGAGGGAAGCTGTCCCCTCGGAAAGGCAAGAGTAAGACCTTGGACAACAGTGACTTGCATCCGGGACCGCCTGCCGGCTCTCCTCCTCCGCTAGCCCTCCCACCAACTCCGACTCCAACCGCTGCTGTCACTGCCGCTTCCGCGCAGCCCTCCGGGCCTGCACCGCCAATCACTCTGGAGCCTCCAGCTCCCGGGCTGAAACGGGGCCGGGAGGGGGGCCGAGCATCCACTCGGGACCGCAAGATGCTCAAGTTTATCAGCGGCATCTTCACCAAGAGCACAGGAGGGCCTCCTGGCTCCGGGCCCCTTCCGGGACCCCCCAGCCTGTCTTCTGGCAGCGGGTCCAGGGAGCTGCTGGGAGCCGAGCTCCGCGCCTCCCCTA AGGCCGTGGTCAATAGCCAGGAATGGACTTTGAGCCGCTCCATTCCTGAACTGCGTCTG GGTGTGCTGGGCGACGCCAGGAGTGGGAAGTCATCGCTCATCCACCGATTCCTGACCGGTTCATACCAGGTGCTGGAGAAGACAGAGA GTGAGCAGTACAAGAAAGAGATGTTGGTGGATGGGCAGACACATCTGGTGCTAATCCGAGAGGAAGCTGGGGCACCTGATGCCAAG TTCTCAGGCTGGGCAGATGCTGTGATCTTCGTCTTCAGCCTGGAGGATGAGAACAGTTTCCAGGCTGTGAGCCGTCTCCATGGGCAGCTGAGTTCCCTTCGGGGGGAGGGACGAGGAGGCCTGGCCTTGGCACTGGTGGGGACACAAG ATAGGATCAGTGCCTCCTCCCCTCGGATGGTGGGAGATGCTCGTGCCAGAGCTCTGTGTGCGGACATGAAACGCTGCAGCTACTATGAGACTTGTGCCACCTATGGACTCAATGTGGATCGGGTCTTCCAGGAGG TGGCCCAGAAGGTGGTGACCTTGCGCAAACAGCAACAGCTTCTGGCTGCCTGCAAGTCCCTGCCCAGCTCCCCAAGCCACTCAGCTGCATCCACTCCAGTAGCTGGCCAG GCTAGTAATGGGGGCCACACGAGCGACTACTCTTCTTCCCTCCCATCCTCACCGAATGTTGGTCACCGGGAGCTCCGAGCCGAGGCAGCTGCAGTGGCTGGATTGAGCACTCCAGGGTCCCTGCACCGGGCAGCCAAACGCAGGACCAGCCTTTTTGCG AATCGCCGGGGTAGTGACTCGGAGAAACGGAGCTTGGATAGTCGGGGCGAGACAACAGGGAGTGGACGAGCCATCCCCATCAAGCAG AGCTTCCTACTAAAACGAAGTGGCAATTCCTTGAAcaaagaatggaagaagaaatatGTGACCCTGTCTAGTAATGGCTTCCTACTCTACCACCCCAGCATTAAT GATTACATCCATAGTACCCACGGCAAGGAGATGGACTTGCTTCGAACAACAGTCAAAGTCCCAGGCAAGCGGCCCCCGAGGGCCATCTCTGCCTTTGGCCCCTCAGCCAGCATCAATGGGCTGGTCAAGGACATGAGCACTGTCCAGATGGGTGAAGGCCCTG AAGCCACTACTCCCACgccaagccccagccccagccccagttcCCTGCAGCCACCACCAGACCAGACATCCAAGCACCTGCTGAAGCCAGACCGGAATTTGGCCCGAGCCCTCAGCACGG ATTGTACCCCATCTGGAGACCTGAGCCCCCTGAGTCGGGAACCCCCTCCTTCTCCCATGGTGAAGaagcaaaggaggaaaaaattgACAACACCATCTAAGACTGAAGGCTCAGCTGGACAGGCTGAAG AGGAAAACTTTGAGTTCCTGATCGTGTCCAGCACGGGTCAGACGTGGCACTTTGAGGCAGCCAGTTTTGAGGAGCGGGATGCCTGGGTCCAGGCCATCGAGAGTCAGATCCTAGCCAGTTTGCAATGCTGTGAAAGCAGCAAGGTCAAG CTGCGAACCGACAGCCAAAGCGAAGCCGTGGCCATCCAGGCGATCCGGAACGCCAAGGGGAATTCAATCTGCGCGGACTGCGGGGCCCCCA ACCCCACGTGGGCCAGCTTGAACCTGGGCGCGCTCATCTGCATCGAGTGTTCTGGCATCCACCGCAACCTGGGCACACACCTGTCCCGCGTCCGCTCGCTGGACTTGGACGACTGGCCGCGGGAGCTGACCCTGGTGCTGACGGCTATTGGCAACGACATGGCCAACTGCGTGTGGGAGAGCGACACGCGGGGCCGTGCCAAGCCCACGCGGGACTCTTCGCG GGAGGAGCGCGAGTCGTGGATTCGCGCCAAGTATGAGCAGCTGCTGTTCCTGGCGCCGCTGAGTACCACGGAGGAGCCGCTGGGCCGCCAGCTATGGGCCGCCGTGCAGGCCCAGGACGTGGCTACTGTTCTCCTGCTTCTGGCCCATGCGCGGCACGGGCCGCTAGACACCAGCGTAGAGGACCCGCAGCTGCGCTCCCCACTCCACCTGGCGGCGGAGCTCGCCCACGTCGTCATCACGCAACTGCTGCTGTGG GACGGCGCGGACGTGGCGGCCCGTGACGCCCAGGGCCGCACGGCGCTGTTCTACGCCCGCCAGGCTGGAAGCCAGCTGTGCGCCGACATCCTTCTCCAGCACGGCTGCCCGGGTGAGGGCGGCAGCgcggccaccacgcccagcgcggccaccacgcccagcatcaTCGCCACGCCCAGCCCCCGCCGCCGGAGCAGCGCCGCCAGCGTGGGCCGCGCCGACGCCCCGGTTGCGCTGGTATAG